The region ctgGACTCTACACCTGTACATCTCATCCATTCCATCTGTACTGTTCCTTCTTTGAGACTACAGAAGAGTCAGTAAGATTACTTGTGCTGTTCTCATGTACAAAGGTAAGTGTTGAATTGGATGCATGATTTTTCCCCCAAACTAACTCTGAGAGACCCAGTGAGTCTTTGATGTGCCTTGTCTCTTGTCTGTTGTGATTATAACTGAGCCTGAAGTAGGAGGTGAATTGTTAAGGTAGAAGTAGAACCGAGATGCTACAGAGGCAATAATGGTCATCGCTTTTCTAAATATTATTCCCTAAGAAATAAACATGGCCTTTCATATATTTATGGTTATTTCTGTACTTTTACTTCCATAAAATGTGGAAAGCAAAGGTACAAAAAAGTGTGATCTTGAGTGTATTCTGCTCTTAGTCTTTCTTTAGTGTTGTAGGTTGAAGAAGGCTCCAATTTCATTTTCAAGTTATAATTTTTACTGTTCTTACAGATATGACCTAAGGAAGAATGGCTTTAGGAAATGACTCTTCGGTAAAAGAATTTATCCTGCTGGGCTTGACACAGCAGCCAGAGCTCCAactgcctctcttcttcctcttcttgggaATCTATGTGGTCTCCATGGTGGGGAACCTGGGCTTGATTGTTCTGATTGTGTTGAATCCTCACctgcacacccccatgtactaCTTTCTCTTCAACCTATCCTTCATTGATTTTTGCTACTCCTCTGTCATAACTCCCAAAATGCTGGTGGGTTTTCTTAAGCAGAATATCATCTCTTACTCTGAGTGTATGACTCAGCTctatttttttgctttctttgttagtGATGAGTGCTATATTTTGACAGTAATGGCCTACGACAGATTTGCTGCCATTTGTAAACCCTTGCTTTACCAGGTCACCATGTCTCATCAGGTCTGCCACTCGATGATGATGGGTGTTTATGTAATGGGCTTTGTTTGTGCCATGGCCCATACAAGTTGTATGCTAAGCCTGACCTTCTGTGATGGCAATATAATCAACCACTACATGTGTGACATACCCCCTCTCCTGAAACTCTCCTGCATAAGCACCTCCATTAACGAGCTTGTGGTTTTCATTGTTGTGGGTGTCAATGTAATAATACCCAGCCTCACGCTGTTTGTTTCTTACACCTTGATCCTTTTCAACATCCTCAGCATCCATTCTGCTGAAGGTAGGTCAAAAGCCTTCAGTACCTGTGGCTCCCATATaatatctgtttcttttttctttggagcTGCAGCCTTCATGTATTTTAAGCCTCCTAGTGCATCTGCGGATGAAGATAAAGTATCTTCCATGTTTTATACTATTGTGGGCCCAATGATGAATCCTTTTATCTACAGCATAAGGAATAAAGATGTCCACATTGCGCTGAGAAAAACTTTGAATAGGAGTTTTACTTAAGTAGAAACTGTATTTGTTATAGAAGCATTCATAGGGTAAGAGTGGTTTACAACTAGGGAGCAAACTAGAGATGTAGTTACTTGTCAGACCATTTGCTTACATTCATGAGCCCTAGATTTAACCCACAGTTTAAAAATAATGGGTACAAttctaaaacaacacaaaaacaattacaaaaacaaaatgaaaaatcattTATGTGAGAATATTGTGGaattaaaattattcataattaTGCAAAATTAAGGTACTAATGGGAAAATTTCAGAGGTAAGGACTGTGAAATATAAGT is a window of Arvicanthis niloticus isolate mArvNil1 chromosome 26, mArvNil1.pat.X, whole genome shotgun sequence DNA encoding:
- the LOC143438991 gene encoding olfactory receptor 8B8-like, translating into MALGNDSSVKEFILLGLTQQPELQLPLFFLFLGIYVVSMVGNLGLIVLIVLNPHLHTPMYYFLFNLSFIDFCYSSVITPKMLVGFLKQNIISYSECMTQLYFFAFFVSDECYILTVMAYDRFAAICKPLLYQVTMSHQVCHSMMMGVYVMGFVCAMAHTSCMLSLTFCDGNIINHYMCDIPPLLKLSCISTSINELVVFIVVGVNVIIPSLTLFVSYTLILFNILSIHSAEGRSKAFSTCGSHIISVSFFFGAAAFMYFKPPSASADEDKVSSMFYTIVGPMMNPFIYSIRNKDVHIALRKTLNRSFT